In Mixophyes fleayi isolate aMixFle1 chromosome 4, aMixFle1.hap1, whole genome shotgun sequence, the following proteins share a genomic window:
- the PLAT gene encoding tissue-type plasminogen activator, with protein sequence MQKVHMSPLGHKATTVILMLILVQVLSSMQEVVHHREKRGTRTYKSLCMERPSGRIFKGGDTWLRPAGRRVEFCRCADGRSRCHSVPFTDCAEPLCYNGGRCQQALYSSHYLCHCLRGFTGEHCEIDNLASCYEGSGGTYRGNHSRTLSGGVCVNWNSPALNQKRYNTQHREALNLGLGNHNHCRNPDDDISPWCQVFKDGKYTWEYCSVPACKAAAPSCYSERGTTYRGSRSVTISNAQCLRWDSPLLKNKAPTAWSANARSLGLGSHNYCRNPDNDVRPWCHVANGTEASWEFCDVRRCSTCGTRKPKRQLQQQSPLQPRFRIAGGHGAQITSHPWMAAIFRIMKRSEHFRCGGTLIDGCWVLTAAHCFPDNDISPQQFNVKLGRTLRVVPGKEEQQFQVERIYIHPQFDEPTFDNDIALIKLKSASGSCAIETDSTRAACMPERGQTLPDWTECEISGYGRPEQLSAFYSEQLKEGHVRLYPDTMCTPKQLSDRLVTPNMLCAGDTRNQDDACQGDSGGPLVCLVNGRMHLFGVISWGDGCGKKDKPGVYTRVTRFIDWIQTTTGVRMN encoded by the exons ATGCAGAAG GTTCATATGTCTCCTCTTGGCCACAAAGCCACGACGGTCATCCTGATGCTCATCCTCGTCCAGGTCTTATCTTCCATGCAAGAG GTTGTTCATCATCGAGAGAAGAGAGGAACCAGGACATATAAAT CCTTGTGCATGGAACGGCCCTCAGGAAGAATATTCAAGGGTGGAGACACCTGGCTGCGTCCTGCTGGACGGAGGGTGGAGTTCTGTCGCTGTGCGGATGGGCGGAGCAGATGTCACAGTGTGCCATTTACAG ACTGTGCAGAACCGCTCTGCTACAATGGGGGGCGCTGTCAGCAGGCTCTCTACTCCTCACACTATCTGTGCCACTGTCTCAGAGGATTCACTGGAGAGCACTGTGAAATAG ACAACCTGGCTTCGTGCTATGAGGGCTCAGGAGGGACGTACAGAGGAAACCACAGCCGGACACTGAGCGGAGGGGTCTGTGTGAACTGGAACTCACCAGCACTTAATCAGAAGAGATACAACACGCAGCACAGAGAGGCGTTAAACCTGGGACTGGGGAATCACAACCACTGCAG AAACCCGGATGACGACATCAGTCCCTGGTGTCAGGTATTTAAAGATGGAAAGTACACCTGGGAGTACTGCAGCGTGCCAGCCTGCAAAGCGG CCGCACCGAGCTGTTATTCTGAGCGAGGAACAACGTATCGAGGCTCTCGGAGTGTCACCATCTCTAATGCCCAGTGTTTGCGCTGGGACTCGCCATTGCTGAAGAACAAAGCACCTACAGCCTGGAGTGCCAATGCCCGCAGCCTAGGACTGGGGAGCCACAACTACTGCAG GAATCCAGATAATGACGTTCGTCCTTGGTGTCACGTTGCGAACGGGACAGAAGCATCCTGGGAATTCTGTGATGTTCGCCGATGCT CCACCTGTGGCACTCGGAAGCCTAAGCGGCAGCTTCAACAGCAATCCCCACTACAGCCGCGATTCCGGATCGCTGGAGGCCACGGGGCGCAGATAACCTCTCACCCGTGGATGGCGGCCATCTTTCGCATTATGAAGCGCTCCGAGCACTTTCGTTGCGGGGGGACGCTCATAGACGGATGCTGGGTGTTGACAGCTGCCCATTGCTTCCCTGACAATGA CATCTCCCCTCAGCAGTTCAATGTCAAACTGGGCCGGACATTACGCGTTGTGCCTGGGAAGGAGGAACAGCAATTTCAAGTGGAAAGAATTTATATCCACCCTCAGTTTGATGAGCCTACCTTTGATAATGATATCG CTCTTATAAAGCTCAAGTCCGCGTCTGGGTCATGCGCGATTGAGACGGACAGCACCAGGGCAGCGTGTATGCCAGAGAGGGGGCAGACCCTGCCAGACTGGACGGAGTGCGAGATTTCTGGTTATGGGAGGCCCGAACAGC TTTCTGCATTCTATTCTGAACAGCTTAAAGAAGGTCACGTAAGACTGTACCCCGACACCATGTGCACCCCCAAGCAGCTATCTGACCGCCTAGTGACTCCTAACATGCTATGTGCTGGCGACACACGGAACCAGGATGATGCCTGCCAG GGCGACTCTGGGGGGCCCCTCGTTTGCCTCGTTAACGGACGCATGCACCTGTTTGGTGTCATCAGCTGGGGCGATGGATGCGGGAAGAAGGATAAGCCCGGTGTTTATACCCGGGTGACGCGCTTCATAGACTGGATACAGACAACAACAGGCGTCCGTATGAACTGA
- the AP3M2 gene encoding AP-3 complex subunit mu-2 — protein MIHSLFLINPSGDIFLEKHWKSVVSRSVCDYFFEAQERASEAENVPPIISTPHHYLLSVYRHAIFFVAVIQTEVPPLFAIEFLHRVVDTFQDYFGSCSEAVIKENVVVVYEVLEEMLDNGFPLATESNILKELIKPPTILRSVVNTITGSSNVGDHLPTGQLSVVPWRRTGVKYTNNEAYFDVIEEIDAIIDKSGCTVTAEIQGVIDACVKLSGMPDLTLSFMNPRLLDDVSFHPCVRFKRWESERILSFIPPDGNFRLLSYHVSAQNLVAIPVYVKHGISFREGGSSGRFEVTLGPKQSMGKSVEGVTVTGQMPKGVLNMTLTPSQGTYVFDPVTKLLSWDVGKINPQKLPNLKGTMILQAGCSKPDENPTLNLHFKIQQMAISGLKVNRLDMYGEKYKPFKGIKYMTKAGKFQVRT, from the exons ATGATTCACAGCCTGTTCCTCATTAACCCTTCAGGGGACATCTTCTTGGAGAAACACTGGAAAAGTGTGGTGTCCCGCTCTGTCTGTGACTACTTCTTTGAGGCTCAGGAAAGGGCATCTGAGGCGGAGAACGTGCCTCCGATCATCTCTACGCCTCACCATTACCTCCTGAGTGTCTACAGGCACGCTATCTTTTTTGTTGCTGTCATTCAGACTGAGGTTCCCCCGCTTTTTGCAATTGAGTTCCTTCACCGCGTGGTGGATACATTTCAG GATTACTTTGGCTCCTGCTCAGAAGCCGTCATCAAGGAGAATGTGGTGGTTGTCTATGAGGTTCTGGAGGAGATGTTGGACAATGGGTTCCCTCTCGCCACTGAGTCCAACATCCTGAAGGAGCTGATCAAACCCCCGACCATTCTGCGCAGTGTGGTGAACACCATTACAG GCAGCTCAAATGTGGGTGACCATCTCCCCACGGGACAACTCTCGGTGGTTCCCTGGAGAAGAACTGGAGTGAAATACACCAACAACGAGGCCTACTTTGATGTCATAGAAGAGATAGACGCCATTATCGATAAATCAG GTTGCACGGTCACAGCTGAAATTCAGGGTGTGATAGATGCTTGTGTGAAACTTAGTGGGATGCCTGACTTAACACTGTCCTTTATG AATCCTCGTCTCCTGGATGACGTCAGTTTCCACCCTTGCGTGCGCTTTAAGCGCTGGGAATCAGAGCGGATCCTGTCCTTTATCCCTCCAGATGGTAACTTTCGACTGCTGTCTTACCACGTCAGTGCACAGAA CTTGGTGGCCATTCCTGTCTACGTGAAGCATGGGATCAGTTTTCGGGAAGGAGGCAGCTCTGGGCGATTTGAAGTGACGCTGGGTCCGAAGCAGAGCATGGGCAAGAGCGTGGAGGGGGTGACTGTCACTGGACAGATGCCGAAGGGTGTCCTGAATATGACACTAACCCCATCTCAAGGGACTTATGTCTTTGATCCTGTGACCAAG CTATTGTCATGGGATGTGGGGAAGATTAATCCCCAAAAATTACCAAACTTGAAGGGAACCATGATCCTCCAAGCTGGGTGCTCAAAGCCTGATGAGAACCCCACTTTGAACCTGCACTTCAAGATCCAGCAGATGGCCATCTCAG GCTTGAAGGTGAACAGGTTGGACATGTATGGTGAGAAGTACAAGCCCTTCAAAGGAATCAAATACATGACCAAAGCTGGAAAGTTTCAAGTCAGAACATAA